CATGATGCTGAAGGAAAGTTACTGCGTTCTCATGCTCTGGTCCTCTGCTACGTGTCTCCAGGCACTACTCAATGAGCCTCCAGGGCATGCTGACCAGTGCAGAGTGTatatatgtctgtttgtgtgtatgtgtgtgtttgtgtgtgtgtgtgtgtgcataagccCTCTGAGATTtacactgtgtgagtgtgcggaAACAAAAGGGGAGCAATGGCCTTGAGGGAACTAACTGAGTTCTGACCTGCTCAGTTCCATGACCTCATCGGCTGACCTCCAACATTGTCATGTCTTCCCTCTTCCCTTCTGACTTCAGCTGTCAGCTCTCATTGgtctgatttttttatttatcttagCGTGGCCTCACtgtttcctccatctgtcttctTAGTCATGTAGGATTTTGGAGCAGTAGCAGTGTGATAAAGATGTGACTTCTGCAAAGGCTCAGATCTCTTTGTCCTGTGCTTTTCCAGTAACGGGCTTGGTTAGGACAAAACAGTTGTCTTGTGAatctaaaaaacaaactaacaaacaaacaaacaaacaaataaccaTAATGTAATTTTTGCTCCTTGgttttatttagttattttatGGCAAATTGTATAGTATAAGTTTTCATGCTCCCTGGCTCTGTTCGGTGAGTGCTTATTTTCTCTTTGGAAGATGAACATTTGAAGTGAATTTTCATTCATTGCTCACTCTTTTAACAAGTTTCTATTGCCAGAAATTCTGAAAAGATTTAGGTCCATCTGCAAGGGCAGAAGAGCTCTCCATTCCAGTTTTGTGCTTTAGAGCAGTCCAGCTAATCTGGCCCAGGGACACACAGCCTAAAATGCAGCTTCATGCACcaattgtttttatgttgtttcatTCTGTCTGCCAGATTTGGCATACAAGGCCCTATTGTATTATTCTTTAATAAAATCATCAAATCAATATATGCAGATTACACTTTACCAGTACAGCATGAATCAGCCTTATCAACGTGGGTTATCACAAACTTCTACTCATGTGGGTCTGTGAGGTGCATTGGAtattaaaaagaacaatattttTTCTGCCTATGTAGCGGGTCGTGCAGTCTTCACCAGCTTCctgaggtcagagttcagcGAGGAGAACATGGACTTCTGGATCGCCTGTGAAGACTACAAGAAGACTGCACCCTCAAAGCTGGCAACCAGAGCCAAGCAGATCTACCAGCAGTACGTTGAAGCCGATGCTCCTAATGAGGTAAAGCCTTTTATCTGAAACTCAGGGTCACTCTGGTGATATCCAATGTCAAACCATTAGTGAGCTTGAGCAGTATGAAAACAGTGTTACAAAGCGGAAAATTTGAAAGACACAACAAGCCAGACAGGATtccaaaaaaggcaaagaaagaggCTGACAGTACTTTGAAGCCTGAAACATAACACATGCAGAACTGTAAATCTAATTAATGCAACTGCACATTCTCCTCCACTGAAGTGAATAATTGAAGCTTATTGTGACTGCAAAGCTATGAATAATGCACATGCATTGCTCCGCTGTTCTAATGACCATTCAGTCACCTTCTTGGCTAAACTTAATGGTTTTATCATTAGGAAGCTGGATGCTGAGCACGGCTGAAGGAAATTTCTTGCTCTACTCAATTCAGTCCTTTGGGTTCATcctcaaagaaaagaaaatggaaaataaaataaacagagtaTAAATTTGGGTGTATTTTGCTACACTTTTCACCAGAGCCAGTCCTTTTCTTATGACagtgtttttcatatttttaccCTTATTGTTTCTGATATacttacttttcttttttattggcTTCCCAAATAGTGTCTCTGTAGCCAGACATCAACAACTTTCCCCTTCCAACAGTCTTTTCCATGTGTGTCAAATTACAAGTTcaaatggattttattttagTATCTTCaccctttctttcctctcactctgtcatttAAGGTAAACTTAGACGCGTTGaccagagaggaaacaaggcaGAACCTCAACAATGCCTGCCCGTCATGTTTCAGTGACGCTCAGAAGATGATCTACACTTTGATGGAGAAAGACTCCTATAGGCGCTTCCTCAACTCCAAACTGATCCAGAGTCTGTGCCAGACAGAGATCACAGCTGCTCACGAGCAGAAGGAGAAGATGAAGTGGGACTGTGCCAAGAACAGGGAGGTGTTAACTGGTGGCGCCTAAACGgcaaaaaacagcaggaaagacTAGAAGAACGTGCCAAAGACTAACGATGTATGAGAAGGTAGAAACTGGCAAAGATCGGTTTGTTTTAGTGTCAAGTGTTTGTAGAAAAAAAGCAGTGGTTTAGAGGGTGACTTAAAGGTTAACGTGACATGTGGTCAagactttatttcttttttttaatacttgttCTTTAAGAGCTTGAAGTGGCCGTTCTGTATCCAGTTGTGCATATGTCAGAAAAAGACTTCAATATTTCCCATGTCTGTATTCGCTATCAGCTGTCAGGTGTTTTTCCAAACCGCAAAGGTTGATAGTAACCGTTTAAATATCTAATAGTGTATTTCAACATGCATGTATACAGAGAATCTTTAAATGTTTGCATTATGATGCTCAGCTTTGGTTTCTGGTTTCACAGCAAAACATAACCTGCTCTTCAAGTCATGGTGAGGTTATATTGCTactcacaacagaaaacaatcgACAGCTACCTCCATCAAACAGACACAGCTTCAAACAGACCTGGGAATCCTGAAACAATCTAATCAGTGGAGCAGTGGATTATGTGATGATTTGAgtaaaaacaaagcatgcaTGTTAGATCTTCAAAGAAATATATCAGCTTcagaacacagacaacaaaatcACACGTTTAGTGATGTTCAGTGAAAAGCAGACTATCAGTATTGAAAACAACATCAGTGTTTGAATTATGAGGTGATCATTTAGCCGGCATAGGTGACGTCACATTGTTTCTGTCCTGGAACTTCACTGATTGAACCAGCAGTTATTCATCCTCTGTGCAGCGAGTGTTGGCTGTCAACAGACAGTTCAACCATATTGACTTGAGCACATACAGTGTAATGCGACATTACATTTGCTACAACTTCTGCTTGTCACATATTCACACTACACATGCGTAATATTGTTGTCTATGTTCTCATCACATCCAATAAGTAACCAGCTGTATACCGTATCTCAAAGCTTCACCATGGTAACAGCTGGCTGCGCTGTATAAACAAGATCTCTGCACAGTGCAAATGTTGGCTTTGTCTAGTACCAGTGGGAATTTCAAGCATGCTTTACATTGGAGTACTGATTTTCTGTTGCATGTCTTGTAATTAccaaacaggaggagagaagctCAAATTGTGACTCATTCATTTTGAAGAGTTCTCCTGTAAGTCAAACTATGTGCGGATGTTTATTACTGTGGTCTGTGCAGGGTACTCGACGGTGTGTCCACTTTCATTGAATGTATTTTTGTGGCCTTGCATACTAAAATGTTTTATCAACACGTATACTGTGATGGATAGAAAActaaatactgtatgtagatATGATGTCATTGTCCTATTTATATCATATCTATGACTattcacaaataaatgaataatcagAGCTTTTGTGTCGTTTGTCTTGTTTCAGTCTGAAGCTTTTCAAGTCTACAGACTGTGTAGCAGCTTTGAGGCTCCACGTGATGctacgttagcttagctttttctttaataaatgtcagcatgctgaccTGCATGTTTTCACGGTTTGTCCCaactgttttgctgctgcttcttgttGACCTCAGTAGATGGTGGATGGATTTAGGCTATAATATATTTCCCATTTCTGATATTCAGTATCAGCTTTCAGGAGTTTTTCCAAAGGTTGATAGCAACTGTTATTTAATACTGTATTTCAACATGCATGTATACAGAGAATCTTTAAATGTTTGCATTGTGGTTCACTGGTTTCACAGCAAAACATAACCTGCTCTTCAAGTCATGGTCAGGTTATATTGCTactcacaacagaaaacaatcgACAGCTACCTCCATCAAACAGACACAGCTTCAAACAATCCTGCTGCCAGTGGAGCATTTTTTTCAGTAATAACAAAGCATACATGTTAATCTTTCAGCTTCTC
The Chaetodon auriga isolate fChaAug3 chromosome 3, fChaAug3.hap1, whole genome shotgun sequence DNA segment above includes these coding regions:
- the rgs4 gene encoding regulator of G-protein signaling 4; this translates as MCKGLATLPATCLKSAKDIKHKISFLLQKPEPQTADQKQMKEKTAAAAAKRVPTAAEVEKWKESFTHVISSETGRAVFTSFLRSEFSEENMDFWIACEDYKKTAPSKLATRAKQIYQQYVEADAPNEVNLDALTREETRQNLNNACPSCFSDAQKMIYTLMEKDSYRRFLNSKLIQSLCQTEITAAHEQKEKMKWDCAKNREVLTGGA